A genomic region of Leptolyngbya sp. FACHB-261 contains the following coding sequences:
- a CDS encoding SDR family oxidoreductase, protein MAEHSKKVAIVTGASRGIGAAVAKKLASDGFAVVVNYAGNQQKADEVVNEIKAAGGEAIAAQADVSSSKDVSYLFDTAEKEFGGIDALVNNAGTQTLTPINIADMDDESYDRVFNTNTRGTFLLLRQAAKRLREGGQIVNFSTSAVGLAMPGYAVYAASKAAVETFTNIMAKELRGRNITVNAIAPGPTATDLFYQGKSEELVQKFAQQAPLERLGQPEDIANAVAFLVSPAGSWVNGQTIRVNGGII, encoded by the coding sequence ATGGCAGAGCACTCAAAAAAAGTTGCGATTGTTACAGGCGCTTCCCGGGGTATTGGTGCGGCAGTTGCTAAGAAGCTAGCTTCGGATGGTTTTGCAGTTGTCGTTAATTACGCAGGCAACCAGCAAAAGGCAGATGAGGTCGTCAATGAGATCAAAGCGGCTGGTGGAGAGGCCATTGCTGCTCAGGCTGATGTTTCTAGCTCCAAGGATGTCAGCTATTTGTTTGATACAGCTGAAAAAGAATTTGGTGGTATTGATGCCCTGGTGAATAACGCAGGTACTCAAACTCTCACCCCGATCAATATTGCCGACATGGATGATGAGTCGTATGACCGGGTCTTCAACACCAACACTCGGGGTACTTTTCTGCTTCTACGGCAAGCGGCAAAGCGATTGCGCGAGGGCGGACAGATTGTCAATTTCTCAACCAGCGCTGTAGGTTTGGCCATGCCGGGATACGCCGTCTATGCAGCCTCAAAGGCAGCAGTTGAAACTTTCACTAACATCATGGCGAAGGAACTGCGGGGCCGAAATATCACCGTTAACGCCATTGCGCCTGGACCGACGGCCACTGACCTGTTCTATCAAGGCAAGTCCGAAGAGCTGGTTCAGAAATTTGCCCAGCAAGCTCCGTTAGAACGACTAGGACAACCAGAAGACATTGCTAATGCGGTTGCCTTCTTAGTCAGTCCTGCGGGCAGTTGGGTCAATGGTCAAACAATTCGGGTGAATGGCGGCATCATTTGA
- a CDS encoding AraC family transcriptional regulator: protein MNQLLIERDEHNAGEEAISLSLNQEDAMLQVLSCAPLLSSRQAGWQGIYFEYYHLAFHDTPEHYFDQHLIGTYIGKPSENPTARKLDRRFEREWLVDGDTFFLPAYTRHQTSSNAEAQFLMIGLEPALQTQVAYESVHPDSVELIPHFSKPDPLVHQLGLALKAELEANDGTGSRLYAESAATFLATHLLRHYSTRKHTIRNYAGGLTKHKLRQAVEYINEHLAEDVSLQAIALELNMSHYYFCRLFKRSMGITPYQYLIQQRVERAKQLLKQKSMPIADIASQIGFSDQSHFTKQFRQYTGITPKAFRDS from the coding sequence ATGAATCAGCTTCTGATTGAGAGAGATGAACACAATGCTGGAGAAGAAGCGATTAGTCTCAGCTTAAATCAGGAAGACGCAATGCTTCAAGTTCTTTCTTGTGCGCCTCTACTCTCAAGCCGTCAAGCAGGGTGGCAAGGAATTTACTTTGAATACTATCACCTCGCTTTTCATGACACTCCCGAGCATTACTTTGACCAGCACTTGATTGGCACTTATATCGGGAAACCTTCCGAAAATCCGACTGCAAGGAAACTAGATAGACGTTTTGAGAGGGAGTGGTTGGTTGATGGCGATACCTTCTTTCTTCCCGCCTATACCCGCCATCAGACCTCCTCTAACGCAGAAGCTCAATTTCTGATGATTGGCTTGGAGCCTGCGCTACAAACTCAAGTTGCCTACGAATCAGTTCATCCAGACTCCGTTGAACTAATTCCCCATTTTTCAAAACCAGATCCCCTGGTGCATCAACTGGGCTTGGCCTTGAAAGCAGAGCTTGAAGCTAACGATGGCACCGGCAGCCGCCTCTATGCAGAATCCGCAGCAACCTTTCTAGCCACCCATCTCCTGCGCCATTACTCAACCCGCAAACACACCATTCGCAACTACGCCGGCGGTTTGACCAAACACAAACTGCGACAGGCAGTTGAGTATATCAACGAGCATTTGGCCGAGGACGTCTCCTTGCAGGCAATTGCACTGGAACTCAACATGAGCCACTACTACTTCTGCCGTCTGTTCAAACGTTCGATGGGAATTACGCCCTATCAATATCTGATTCAGCAACGCGTGGAGCGAGCCAAGCAGTTATTGAAGCAAAAGAGCATGCCCATTGCAGACATTGCCTCGCAAATTGGTTTCTCCGACCAAAGCCACTTCACCAAGCAATTCCGTCAATACACAGGAATTACCCCTAAAGCCTTTCGCGACAGCTGA
- a CDS encoding NACHT domain-containing NTPase, with the protein MTGELIWIPMAVSAVSGVAGPILQALQAAKEKGSANKQAANEAFQRARDASKHYVQNYVNRHGTLKVLGMNESMMLESVYTGVQFLKEWNLGRSESLRRLEERHRQKGRRGFQLDDTGKQQGVSVANQTQYLMVLGGPGAGKSTFLKKMGLEALKGSQKEFKHSCIPVFIELKNLRFSNLTVQQAITKELEIFGYPDTFATVALEQGKLLLLLDGLDEVPSNQIESVATQIQNLVDQYSKNRFIASCRIAAYQNQSCFHRFVGVEMADFDDEQIKAFIDNWFSSRPNLAQDCWEKLNSGEHEAAKELTQTPLLLTLVCLLYQRTNRFPDLRATLYERALWVLLDEWAGNKGIPQEDLYKGLDTRRKQMLLAEVAHDAFQNDYLFLPRQTIAEQIEEFLGEIIPNEKPINGEAVLKSIEVQHGILVERAEGVYSFSHLTLQEFLTARYVVRDSQKIEQLVADHLTDERWREVFLLLPGLMEQGPDELLLQMEQAAQKLINTPKLRALLHWATQVTDSLERGSKPAAKRVSAIFFSLSLARALSFSLNHNIALNHDIVLAHALSLSLDLDLDCALALNHALSFDHALSLSLDRALALDRTKIFKSVDFTVLATQLETLKDEIPSNDQPLEIRRAFAERPRKTWFDTLSLDPEWISLSEAEIEALNNCFYINHLLIKCQQEALRPPKNWAAIEDRMLKLEEEDLTPRPPSLAGKGEA; encoded by the coding sequence ATGACGGGCGAACTAATCTGGATTCCTATGGCTGTGTCAGCTGTTAGTGGTGTGGCTGGTCCCATCCTTCAAGCTCTCCAGGCAGCGAAGGAGAAAGGTTCAGCTAACAAACAAGCAGCCAACGAGGCTTTCCAACGCGCCCGTGATGCATCCAAACACTACGTTCAGAACTACGTGAACCGCCACGGCACGCTGAAAGTGTTGGGGATGAATGAGTCAATGATGCTGGAGTCGGTCTACACAGGAGTCCAGTTCTTGAAGGAATGGAATCTTGGGCGTTCTGAGTCGTTAAGACGGCTGGAGGAGCGGCATCGTCAAAAGGGAAGACGGGGCTTTCAGCTTGACGACACCGGCAAACAGCAAGGAGTTTCAGTAGCCAACCAGACGCAGTATCTCATGGTGCTGGGCGGTCCTGGAGCTGGTAAGTCTACGTTCTTAAAGAAGATGGGGCTCGAAGCTCTGAAGGGTAGCCAGAAGGAGTTTAAGCATAGTTGTATTCCGGTTTTTATTGAGCTAAAAAATCTAAGGTTTAGTAATCTGACTGTTCAGCAAGCTATCACCAAGGAGCTAGAGATCTTTGGTTATCCAGATACTTTTGCCACAGTAGCTCTTGAGCAGGGAAAGCTCTTGCTCTTACTAGACGGCTTGGATGAAGTCCCAAGCAACCAGATTGAGAGCGTTGCTACTCAAATTCAGAATCTAGTCGATCAATACAGCAAAAATCGCTTCATTGCCTCCTGCCGAATTGCAGCCTATCAAAACCAATCCTGTTTCCACCGTTTTGTGGGTGTGGAAATGGCAGATTTTGATGATGAGCAGATTAAAGCCTTTATTGACAATTGGTTTAGTAGCAGACCTAATTTAGCTCAGGATTGTTGGGAGAAGCTGAACAGCGGGGAACACGAGGCCGCCAAGGAACTAACTCAGACACCATTGTTGTTAACGCTGGTGTGCTTGCTCTATCAGCGCACCAACCGATTCCCAGACCTGCGCGCCACGCTTTACGAAAGGGCATTATGGGTTCTGCTAGATGAATGGGCGGGTAACAAAGGCATTCCTCAAGAGGACCTTTATAAAGGGCTGGATACCCGACGCAAGCAAATGCTGCTAGCTGAAGTTGCTCATGATGCTTTTCAGAATGATTATCTATTCTTGCCTCGACAGACTATTGCGGAGCAGATTGAGGAGTTTTTAGGAGAGATTATTCCCAACGAGAAACCAATTAATGGAGAGGCAGTGCTCAAATCCATTGAAGTTCAGCATGGCATTTTGGTGGAACGAGCAGAAGGCGTCTATTCGTTCTCACACTTGACACTGCAAGAGTTTTTGACTGCTCGCTACGTTGTAAGAGATAGCCAAAAAATTGAGCAACTGGTTGCCGATCACCTCACAGATGAGCGTTGGCGAGAAGTGTTTCTACTGCTACCAGGACTGATGGAGCAGGGACCTGATGAGTTGCTGTTGCAGATGGAACAGGCAGCTCAAAAACTTATCAACACTCCTAAGCTTAGAGCTCTGCTGCATTGGGCAACTCAGGTAACAGACAGTTTGGAACGTGGATCTAAGCCTGCGGCTAAACGCGTTTCTGCTATCTTCTTCTCCCTCTCCCTTGCCCGCGCCCTTTCCTTCTCCCTTAACCACAACATTGCCCTCAACCACGACATTGTCCTCGCCCACGCCCTCTCACTCTCCCTCGACCTCGACCTCGACTGTGCCCTCGCTCTCAATCACGCCCTCTCCTTTGACCACGCTCTCTCACTCTCCCTCGACCGCGCCCTCGCTCTCGACCGCACAAAGATTTTTAAGAGCGTAGACTTTACAGTCTTAGCTACGCAACTGGAAACATTGAAAGATGAGATTCCTAGTAATGATCAGCCGCTTGAGATCCGTCGAGCTTTTGCTGAACGTCCTAGAAAAACTTGGTTTGATACCCTCAGTCTTGACCCTGAGTGGATTAGTCTTTCCGAAGCAGAAATAGAGGCGTTGAACAATTGTTTCTATATCAACCATCTCCTGATCAAGTGCCAGCAAGAAGCCTTGCGACCACCAAAAAACTGGGCAGCAATTGAAGATCGGATGCTGAAATTGGAGGAGGAAGACCTAACCCCCCGGCCCCCTTCCCTCGCAGGGAAGGGGGAGGCTTAG
- a CDS encoding DUF559 domain-containing protein: protein MEDPTPWPPSLAGKGEASGIVVGQKVSSVKVERSKELRRQMTEEEKLLWQRLRGNRLNGLRFRRQQIIDGFIADFYCHAAKEVDGAIHQQQAEYDAARDQILTAHNLKLLRIPNKAVRQNLPEVLQQITNACTPQPQP from the coding sequence GTGGAGGACCCAACCCCCTGGCCCCCTTCCCTTGCAGGGAAGGGGGAGGCTAGCGGCATCGTGGTAGGGCAGAAAGTGAGTTCTGTAAAGGTGGAGCGGTCTAAGGAACTGCGGCGTCAGATGACCGAGGAAGAGAAGCTTTTATGGCAACGACTTCGAGGCAATCGATTGAACGGCTTACGCTTTCGTCGCCAACAGATTATTGATGGATTCATTGCAGACTTCTACTGCCACGCAGCTAAAGAAGTAGACGGTGCAATTCATCAACAACAGGCCGAATACGACGCAGCCCGAGATCAAATTCTCACAGCACACAACCTAAAGCTGCTAAGAATCCCCAACAAAGCTGTAAGACAAAACCTACCCGAAGTCCTCCAACAAATCACCAACGCCTGCACCCCCCAACCCCAACCCTAA
- a CDS encoding DUF2079 domain-containing protein: MVGTVQTQVLGEMLGRFKLDGPQRWLWGISAAFCIYILLFELNRHFTFYTSFDQGIFNQVFWNSLHGRWFQSSLSSTESALVEQLGQAPDVAYRRLGQHFTPTLLLWLPVYGLFSSLLSGPVVLIFLQTLLITAGGLALYRLAQHYLTQPWLPLWITASYFAAIAVIGPAFSNFHDISQTPLCFFLLVLCAEHRKWRWFWLLFALGLGIREDAGVGLFGLGLYLLVSRKAPSVGLTACGLSVAYVLGVSSVIMPLFSPDISDRFMQERFGQYVGKGGSSLDVLLAFVTRPWLVLQELVTPVDKTLTYLLGQWLPLAFVPSLSGAAWLMAGPPLFKLFVAKGQTVLSLNVRYAMSVVPPLFYGAILWWQQHPERFTQRRFRRFWAFCIGFSFLLGSIFASVPHRVFYFLLPDSFSPWVYVSLPRQWSHVVQMRPLLAQIPPDASVSSTTYLVPQVSSRRAVVRLPGGIQYKDDAGQTQLVDYAVLDMFQIERYAPAFSYERGCLPLFLDQIDQMLGSGYGLVSFADGGVLLQRGVPSNPEALAQWRPEAQRLRQLHQRLEA; encoded by the coding sequence ATGGTTGGGACTGTCCAAACACAGGTGCTTGGGGAGATGCTGGGTCGGTTTAAGCTCGACGGTCCACAGCGGTGGCTATGGGGGATTAGTGCAGCCTTCTGCATCTATATTCTGCTTTTCGAGCTGAACCGCCATTTCACGTTTTACACGTCGTTTGACCAGGGCATTTTCAACCAGGTGTTCTGGAATAGCCTGCACGGACGCTGGTTTCAGAGTTCGCTGTCTTCAACGGAGTCGGCGCTGGTTGAGCAGTTGGGTCAAGCACCGGATGTGGCCTATCGTCGCCTGGGCCAGCATTTCACGCCGACGTTGCTGCTGTGGTTGCCCGTCTACGGGCTGTTTTCGAGCCTGCTTTCGGGGCCGGTGGTGCTGATTTTTCTGCAAACGCTGCTGATTACGGCGGGAGGATTGGCGCTGTATCGGTTGGCTCAGCACTATTTGACGCAGCCCTGGCTGCCGTTGTGGATTACGGCCAGCTACTTTGCAGCGATTGCGGTGATTGGGCCTGCTTTTTCTAACTTCCACGACATCTCGCAGACGCCCCTGTGTTTCTTTTTGCTGGTTCTGTGTGCGGAGCATCGGAAGTGGCGCTGGTTTTGGCTGTTGTTCGCTCTGGGTTTGGGCATTCGCGAAGATGCGGGGGTGGGGCTGTTTGGCTTGGGGCTGTATTTGCTGGTCAGTCGTAAAGCGCCCTCGGTGGGGCTGACGGCTTGCGGTCTGAGTGTGGCCTATGTGTTGGGTGTGAGCAGTGTGATTATGCCGCTGTTTTCACCGGATATTTCTGACCGCTTTATGCAGGAGCGCTTTGGGCAGTATGTCGGCAAGGGTGGCAGTTCGCTGGATGTGCTGCTGGCCTTTGTGACCCGTCCCTGGCTGGTGCTTCAGGAGTTGGTGACGCCGGTTGATAAAACCCTGACCTATCTGCTGGGCCAGTGGTTGCCGTTGGCGTTTGTGCCCTCGCTGTCTGGGGCTGCCTGGTTAATGGCTGGGCCGCCGCTGTTCAAGCTGTTTGTGGCGAAGGGGCAAACGGTGCTGTCGCTGAATGTGCGCTATGCGATGTCGGTGGTGCCGCCGCTGTTTTATGGGGCGATTCTCTGGTGGCAACAGCATCCTGAGCGCTTTACGCAGCGACGCTTTCGGCGCTTCTGGGCTTTTTGCATTGGCTTTTCGTTTTTGCTGGGCAGTATTTTCGCGTCGGTTCCCCATCGGGTGTTTTACTTCCTGCTGCCGGATTCGTTTTCGCCCTGGGTTTATGTTTCGCTGCCGCGTCAGTGGTCCCATGTGGTGCAGATGCGCCCGTTGCTGGCCCAGATTCCGCCGGATGCCAGCGTCAGCTCAACGACTTATCTAGTGCCGCAGGTTTCTAGCCGTCGGGCGGTGGTGCGTCTGCCAGGTGGGATTCAGTACAAGGACGATGCCGGACAGACGCAGTTGGTGGACTATGCGGTTCTGGACATGTTCCAGATCGAGCGCTATGCACCAGCCTTCAGCTATGAGCGGGGTTGCCTGCCGCTATTCCTGGACCAGATTGACCAGATGCTCGGCAGTGGCTATGGGCTGGTGAGCTTTGCTGATGGCGGGGTGCTGCTGCAACGGGGTGTGCCGTCTAATCCTGAAGCGCTGGCACAGTGGCGACCGGAAGCCCAACGGCTCAGGCAACTGCACCAGCGGCTTGAGGCGTGA
- a CDS encoding serine/threonine-protein kinase → MPTSVTDPLQGQVFAGRYRLVSLLGQGGMGRVYRAEDQQLGNTPVAVKLLTQIQSDGTDTLQTRFEREAHICALLSHRSLHIVRVSDYGMGENQVPFYVMECLEGPNLRELIARRRLPLTRFLALARQICAGLQVAHEGIKVNGSHYPVIHRDLKPSNIVVIPDTTLDELVKILDFGIAKFVSEQGTLSLQTTSYVGTLAYSSPEQMQGLPLDARSDLYSLGIILYEMLTGVLPLQSSTHSFAGWYHAHQSQEPRTFEAVGLSRQLPPVLEDLVMACLAKNPQDRPQSAAEVLATLKSLGNPVPAAPPELSDVDAQAATLPYQLPQPTPGPTASFARNAPATTGTPTGSPTASTPTGTPTATGPTLPIAPGQPAAIATPASTPQRSETRLGRWAVVALAGLLGLGGLTSLWLKHPGSSPPASTPTPSGAISPAAPASSPGASPQVSPSGAASGPSSSPSSSPASSSPSSPSSSQPLAPAAPVPTVPRVPVPIPAAPVPVVPANPAPSSAAPRPSVPVAPRPQPQPTSQSQPAAPRPAAPAPVAPRPAAPRPAATRVRPPVQSAPAQSAPRSNSARNQARNAARAQARQQARQAREQARSQRGREERSNRPDKPNKPGKKKDKG, encoded by the coding sequence ATGCCCACCTCAGTAACTGACCCGCTGCAAGGACAGGTATTTGCTGGTCGCTACCGCCTGGTGAGCCTGCTTGGGCAGGGCGGTATGGGGCGCGTCTATCGGGCCGAAGACCAGCAACTGGGCAATACTCCTGTCGCGGTCAAGCTGTTGACCCAAATTCAGAGTGACGGCACTGACACGCTTCAGACCAGATTTGAGCGAGAAGCACACATCTGCGCTCTGCTAAGCCACAGAAGCTTGCACATTGTGCGGGTCAGCGACTATGGCATGGGTGAAAACCAGGTGCCTTTTTATGTAATGGAGTGCTTGGAGGGGCCGAACTTACGCGAACTGATTGCCCGCCGTCGCCTGCCCCTAACTCGATTTCTAGCGCTGGCCCGGCAGATCTGTGCGGGTCTACAAGTTGCCCACGAGGGAATTAAGGTCAATGGCAGCCACTATCCAGTCATTCACCGCGACCTCAAACCCTCAAACATAGTCGTCATCCCAGACACAACTCTGGACGAGCTGGTCAAGATCTTGGACTTTGGCATTGCCAAGTTTGTGAGTGAGCAAGGCACGCTCAGTCTACAAACGACCTCTTATGTGGGCACTCTGGCTTACTCCTCACCGGAGCAGATGCAGGGGCTACCCCTAGATGCACGCTCAGACCTCTACAGCCTCGGCATCATTCTCTACGAGATGCTGACCGGTGTGTTGCCGTTGCAGAGCAGCACTCACTCCTTTGCCGGTTGGTACCATGCTCACCAGTCCCAAGAGCCGCGCACCTTTGAAGCGGTGGGCCTGAGCCGACAACTGCCGCCGGTGCTAGAAGACCTGGTCATGGCCTGTCTCGCCAAAAACCCTCAGGATCGTCCGCAGAGCGCTGCTGAAGTGCTGGCTACCCTCAAATCCCTGGGCAATCCGGTGCCAGCCGCGCCCCCTGAGCTCAGTGATGTTGATGCACAGGCGGCGACCCTGCCCTATCAGCTTCCCCAGCCGACACCAGGCCCAACGGCGTCTTTTGCCCGAAACGCGCCCGCAACCACAGGCACACCTACAGGCAGTCCGACAGCAAGTACACCGACAGGCACGCCCACCGCAACCGGCCCCACATTGCCAATTGCACCGGGGCAACCGGCAGCAATCGCTACCCCAGCGTCAACGCCTCAACGATCAGAGACGCGATTGGGACGTTGGGCTGTTGTGGCCTTAGCGGGGTTATTAGGATTAGGAGGCCTCACGAGCCTCTGGCTGAAGCACCCAGGCAGCAGCCCACCCGCAAGCACCCCAACACCTTCCGGGGCAATCAGCCCAGCAGCGCCTGCTTCGTCACCGGGTGCCTCACCTCAGGTCTCACCAAGCGGTGCTGCATCTGGCCCCTCCTCAAGCCCCTCCTCAAGCCCAGCTTCTAGCTCACCCAGTTCCCCATCCAGCTCGCAACCGCTGGCTCCTGCAGCACCTGTGCCTACGGTGCCTCGGGTTCCTGTGCCTATTCCTGCTGCGCCTGTCCCTGTAGTCCCTGCCAACCCTGCCCCCAGCTCTGCAGCGCCGCGCCCGTCAGTTCCTGTGGCTCCCCGTCCTCAGCCTCAGCCAACTAGCCAGAGCCAACCCGCAGCCCCGCGTCCAGCCGCTCCCGCTCCAGTGGCTCCTCGTCCAGCGGCCCCTCGCCCTGCTGCGACTCGGGTTCGCCCCCCAGTTCAGAGCGCTCCGGCTCAAAGTGCGCCACGGAGCAACTCAGCCCGTAACCAAGCTCGCAATGCAGCCCGTGCGCAAGCCCGCCAGCAGGCACGCCAAGCCCGTGAGCAAGCACGGAGTCAACGCGGACGTGAGGAGCGCTCTAACAGGCCCGATAAACCGAATAAACCTGGCAAGAAAAAAGACAAAGGCTGA
- a CDS encoding DUF4112 domain-containing protein, with translation MNIAERLATLNRIRRLSRLMDTAIGIPGTRFRIGWDPIMGLIPGAGDLISTGFSAYIIFLAARFGLPRETMAKMIFNVGLEAVVGSVPLVGDLFDATYKSNIRNLALLERHLQAAEPELTEVAAATR, from the coding sequence ATGAATATTGCTGAACGTCTCGCTACCCTTAACCGTATTCGTAGACTTAGCCGTTTAATGGATACGGCAATAGGCATTCCCGGTACTCGCTTTCGGATTGGCTGGGATCCGATTATGGGCTTGATTCCCGGTGCTGGTGATCTGATCAGTACTGGGTTTTCGGCTTATATTATTTTTCTGGCCGCTCGCTTCGGTTTGCCTCGTGAAACCATGGCCAAAATGATCTTTAACGTGGGCTTAGAAGCAGTGGTTGGCTCAGTGCCACTGGTTGGGGACTTATTTGACGCCACTTATAAGTCTAATATTCGCAATCTGGCTTTGTTGGAACGGCATCTGCAAGCGGCAGAACCAGAACTAACCGAAGTCGCTGCCGCCACTCGTTGA
- the treY gene encoding malto-oligosyltrehalose synthase — protein sequence MSATPITATYRLQLTDKFTLDQARELIPYFQKLGISHFYTSPIQQSRSDHGYDITEHSHVKTEIGGDEAFRSFAQAAKAAGLGIILDIVPNHMGIIGNQNHVYNKVLAFGPRSQWAQFFDIDWLGYTSLPPENRVLIPILGEHLGQVVAKGEIQLVFAPEEKGVFYPLYVDYYDNWYPLKPESYATVLEAASNLRPSGAYSDLISRFQALAKCDQENYEVQSIQLIADLQSKLAQNPDWAEAISQAVATINQQPEQLLKLLDQQYYRLASWRIAAYDINYRRFFDIDALIGLQVELPIVFDAAHQLIERFHQEGLIDGVRIDHIDGLKDPTAYLTQLRQRFGPDFYITVEKILEHDEVLPEFWPIQGTSGYDYLSTLNQVLVDEEQGEAFRAGYQAWLNEPVLDFAELVYTSKHKIMHFSLPGDIARLSAQAYRISRSEHYDFSEAVLRDCLREIIACFPVYRTYIDAGNAEQISEIDRARLQGAVAEAKQRRVDIPASTWDYVENLLLQPTTPERLTLIQRFQQVTGPVMAKGKEDTAFYNYNLLISLNEVGCEPAHFGWPVADFHAANQQRQSHFPYSMLSSSTHDTKRSEDARARLHVLSEIPETWYYHLGQWHQLNQKHPLAIHPNDELLIYQTLLAIWPIQGRSGLDETLIQRVNTPGQGISKALREAKARTSWTNPNAEYEAQVQQFTQAILHDEEFINAFDLFATQIAGYGALNSLAQVVLKIFSPGVPDFYQGSETLLFQIVDPDNRVPVKYGPLQTMLAEVESLNSVALPAHDPRLKLLVTQRALTYRRQYPELLTIGAYQPLEIATKHLVAFARSHERQLALVLAPRFLSQQTDQHWEQTQLKLPPQLEGTYHHLFTGEQIDFRGDLAALFSRFPVAVLVREA from the coding sequence ATGAGTGCTACGCCGATCACTGCAACCTATCGCCTTCAACTTACCGATAAGTTCACACTAGACCAGGCTCGCGAGCTTATTCCTTATTTTCAGAAGCTGGGCATCAGTCATTTCTACACCTCACCGATCCAGCAGTCCCGCAGTGATCACGGCTACGACATCACCGAACACAGCCACGTCAAAACTGAGATCGGCGGTGATGAAGCATTTCGCAGCTTTGCCCAGGCTGCAAAGGCGGCTGGGCTCGGCATTATCCTCGATATCGTGCCCAATCACATGGGCATTATCGGCAATCAAAATCACGTCTACAACAAGGTGCTAGCCTTTGGCCCTCGATCGCAATGGGCGCAGTTTTTTGATATTGACTGGCTGGGCTACACGTCTTTACCACCCGAGAATCGAGTGCTCATTCCTATCTTGGGCGAGCATTTAGGGCAAGTGGTTGCTAAAGGCGAGATTCAACTGGTATTCGCGCCTGAAGAGAAGGGAGTTTTTTATCCCTTATATGTAGATTATTACGATAATTGGTATCCTCTCAAGCCAGAAAGTTATGCCACAGTTTTAGAAGCAGCTTCTAATCTTAGGCCATCTGGAGCTTATTCTGATCTGATTTCGCGATTTCAGGCTTTGGCCAAGTGCGATCAAGAGAATTATGAAGTCCAGTCTATTCAACTGATCGCTGATTTGCAAAGTAAACTGGCTCAAAATCCTGATTGGGCTGAAGCGATTAGCCAGGCTGTTGCAACCATCAATCAGCAACCAGAGCAACTACTGAAGCTCTTAGATCAACAATATTATCGCTTAGCCAGTTGGCGCATCGCTGCTTATGACATTAACTATCGACGTTTTTTTGATATTGATGCCCTGATTGGTTTGCAGGTAGAATTGCCAATTGTCTTCGACGCAGCCCATCAACTGATTGAACGCTTTCATCAGGAGGGTCTCATTGATGGTGTCCGCATCGACCACATTGATGGCCTCAAAGATCCAACTGCCTATCTGACCCAGCTACGGCAACGCTTTGGTCCAGACTTTTACATTACTGTTGAGAAAATCCTAGAGCACGATGAGGTATTGCCCGAGTTTTGGCCGATTCAAGGGACTTCGGGCTATGACTACCTGAGCACTCTCAACCAGGTGCTGGTGGATGAAGAGCAAGGGGAAGCCTTTCGAGCCGGTTATCAAGCTTGGTTGAACGAACCAGTTCTCGATTTTGCGGAGCTGGTTTACACCTCCAAGCACAAAATCATGCATTTCAGCTTGCCCGGTGACATTGCCCGTTTGTCAGCCCAGGCTTATCGCATCAGTCGCAGTGAACATTACGACTTCTCAGAAGCGGTGCTGCGCGACTGCCTGCGCGAAATTATTGCCTGTTTTCCGGTTTACCGCACCTATATTGATGCTGGCAATGCTGAACAGATCTCAGAGATTGATCGAGCACGCTTACAAGGAGCCGTGGCTGAGGCAAAACAGCGCCGGGTCGATATCCCAGCATCAACTTGGGACTATGTCGAGAACTTGCTCTTGCAGCCTACGACACCAGAACGTTTGACCCTAATCCAACGCTTTCAGCAAGTCACTGGGCCAGTGATGGCCAAGGGCAAAGAAGATACAGCTTTCTACAATTACAATCTGTTGATTAGCCTGAACGAAGTGGGTTGTGAACCGGCTCATTTCGGTTGGCCAGTTGCAGATTTTCATGCTGCCAATCAGCAGCGTCAGAGCCACTTCCCCTATTCGATGTTGAGCAGTTCAACTCACGATACTAAGCGCAGTGAAGATGCGCGTGCACGTTTGCATGTGCTCTCAGAAATTCCCGAGACCTGGTATTACCATCTGGGGCAGTGGCATCAACTCAATCAGAAGCATCCGTTAGCCATTCATCCTAACGACGAGCTGCTGATCTATCAAACCTTACTAGCGATTTGGCCAATACAAGGTCGCTCAGGCTTAGATGAAACTTTGATTCAGCGGGTCAATACACCTGGCCAAGGGATCAGCAAGGCGCTACGCGAAGCCAAAGCCCGCACTAGTTGGACGAACCCCAATGCTGAATACGAAGCGCAAGTTCAGCAATTTACTCAAGCCATTCTGCATGATGAAGAGTTCATCAATGCTTTTGACCTGTTTGCCACCCAAATTGCTGGCTATGGTGCCTTAAACAGCTTGGCTCAAGTGGTGTTGAAGATTTTCTCACCGGGAGTTCCCGACTTTTATCAAGGCAGCGAAACCTTGCTGTTCCAGATTGTGGATCCGGACAATCGAGTGCCTGTGAAATATGGGCCATTGCAAACCATGCTGGCAGAGGTTGAGAGCCTCAATTCAGTTGCTCTGCCCGCTCATGATCCACGACTGAAACTGCTGGTCACTCAGCGCGCCCTTACTTACCGCCGCCAGTACCCAGAGCTGCTGACCATTGGCGCTTATCAGCCGCTTGAAATAGCAACCAAACATCTGGTTGCCTTTGCCCGCAGCCATGAACGTCAGCTTGCCTTGGTCCTGGCGCCTCGCTTTTTGTCGCAACAGACCGATCAGCACTGGGAGCAAACTCAACTCAAGCTGCCGCCCCAGCTAGAGGGAACCTATCACCACCTGTTCACTGGCGAGCAGATAGACTTTCGTGGCGATTTAGCAGCTCTGTTTAGCCGCTTTCCCGTTGCTGTCTTAGTGCGAGAAGCTTGA